In the bacterium genome, ATGCCTATAGAAATAATAGATTATGATTTATCAGGGAACGAAGTTTTGCACGACAAGTATATATATGGGATGGGTAATAGTAGACTTGCGAAAATAGACACAAAATCAAATGCATATACCCTGTATTTAGGTGGTTATGAAAAGAATGTAGACGGAAATATGAAAGTTGAGACTATATCTATAGATTTTCCATTAGCAGCAGTTGTCAGAACTAGAGAAAATGGAGGCAATTGGCAAAAGAACTATACATATACAAATTATCAAGGAAGTACAGTATTTATAGCTGATCAAGCAGGTGCGTTGCTTGCAGAGTTTGAAGGTAATAACTACCTCAGGTATTTTGCATATGGGGCTCAGATAACGGATCAAGATATTGATAATTTGCCACGAGAGAATACCTATACGGGTCAAAAATATGATAGTAGTACAGAATTGATGTACTATAATGCAAGATACTATAATCCTCACACTGGTGTTTTCTTGCAGGTTGATCCTGTTGATGATGGATTGAATCACTATGCTTATGTAGGCGGAAATCCTATCATGAATGTAGATCCTGATGGAAAATGTGGTCCCTTTTGTATAGCCATAATGGAATTTTTTGCAAGACCTCATCGTGCAGGTGAGAATATTATTCATTTTAGTAAAGACAATTTCTATCAATTGCAAGCGTTTTTAGAAACCCATCCAGATGCAGATGTTTTTGTTGAAGAAGATACTTACATGGTGACTTATTTTGGTTACGAAAAAAATCCCACAATTGTTCGTGAGGGAATAAGCATTGCAGGTAATATAGCAGGAGATGGTGTTATTGGGAAAGGGCTTGGATTCATAAATCGAACACCATTCTTTGGAAATGCTAAGAAAGCAATAGCTAGTGTCGCTCAATCTCCACTAGAGACGATTATAGAAAAAGCACAATATTTCGTTACAAACAGTAGAAGCACTCAAATTGTTACAGAAGGTCTTGAAAATCTTGCTAATGGAATTAATGCAGATAAACAAATACGAAAGTTTTACAGTTATTTGAATGATAAGGGTGTAAAAGTTGTAACTGATAGTACAGGCTTTACTACTCTTGAAAATCAAATAAGAACAAAAGACGGTATAATGTATGTTCAGGAATCATTAATGGATGCCTTAAACAGGAAGGATGCAAGCGCTCAGCTTGAATTCTTGTATCATGGGCTCCATGATTTTTATGCTATTGTTTCAGATGAATTAATCGCAGGTAGAAATACACCTGGTAATGCATCTTTTATCCATTATGCAGATTACTTGTTTGAAAAGGCATATTCAGGTATCAACTCAGCAAACACCAGTAGCAAATTGGCTAGAGCGCGTAACACGATACTTCGTGAACTAGGAATTGATATTTATAAAAACAAGTAGATTAATAAATTAATAGTTATTTAAGATATACTTTTGTTAGTAATCATGTTCGAACTTACAGAAAGACAAAGACAACTCATAAATGCAGTTATTGAAATGTTCATGCAAACGGCAACACCCGTTGGCTCAGAGGAACTAAAAGATACCTACTCTTTTGATTTTTCTGCAGCAACTATCAGAAATGAATTAGCTGATCTTGCAAAAGAAGGTCTTCTTTTCAAAGAGCACTCCTCAGCTGGTAGAGTTCCAACAACTCTTGCTTGGAGATATTACATTACAGAAGTTCTGAATGAAACTCCTCAAGATGTGCTTAGTGAAATAGAGCATAGAAACAGAATCATACAAAATCGCTTTTCTATAGATAGGATAGTGAAAGAAGCAACTTCAAGTTTAGCAGAATATACGAACTACGCATCACTCGGAATTGTTAGAAATACAAACAGACAAAACCAGTACACACCTATATATCTTTCAGGCCTTGCAAATTTGATAGATCTACCCGAGTTTCATGATATAGAGAAATTCAAAACGCTGATACAACTTTTGGAAGATTCACACTCGCTAAACAAAATTTTTGATATGTCTAAAGTAAATAACGATATATCTATACTGATTGGAGAAGAAATGGGACTAACCGAATTGTCTCATGTCGCATTGGTATTTTCAAAGTTCCATATTGGGAAAAACGACAATGTGATTTTATCAGTTATAGGTCCTTCAAGGTTGAACTACTCAAAGGTAATTCCAGCAGTTAGAATGATGATGAAAAATGTACAAGAGGCTACTATGGGTTGGTAAATACATTGTTTGTATTGCAAGTTTTTTGTTCTGATGTATAATTCAAATGAAATTTTTTGATATTATATTTCGGAAATGGTCGCTTAGCTCAGTTGGTAGAGCATTTCATTGACGTTGAAAGGGTCAGAGGTTCGAATCCTCTAGCGACCATTTATATCATCATAAACGAAATACAAAAAAACTCCTATTTAGGAGCTTTTTTGTATAAACTAAACTATAAAGTTTATGCAGCTACAGTTTCTTCTGGAAAGAACTTATTCAAGAAAAATTTACCCATCATAAATACTACCCACATTACAGCCAAAAAGTTTATCAAAGCAACCAAGAAGTCGCCTACTGCTATATATTGACCTCCACCTAAATTGATCCCTATATTTGCTCCTGAACCTAAATTTACCAATTGCAGAAGTCTATTTACCAAAGGTTGAATCAAACTTGCAACCATAGCATCAACAAATGATTTCACAGCACCACCAGAAACTATACCTATAGCCATACCGACTACAGAAAATTTCTTGAGAAAATCCATAAATTCTTTTTTCATGTTTGACATGTTGTTTCGTGTTACTAGGTTTCTCCTAGTATAAAGTTAAGTTTGTATGAATATTATATGGTTTTCGATGTTTTGTCAATGATTTTTTGCTTGATAATTGCAAAAGTTGGATATATAATTTCGCGAATGGATCAAAATCAATTTGCTGATCTAAAAAGCATACTCGAAAGACAAGCGATAGCACTTGAAAATAATTCAAAAAATTATGAGAAGGCAGTTCAAGCTCAAGAAAAAGTTGCTAACTTATATAGAAAGAATATGCGAATTGGAGTTGTTATAGCGATTTTTGCTTTGGTACTTGTAATCTTTACTGTTTGTTTGTCTGCGATATTTCCAAACTTGTTCAACAACAGAAATAACTTCAATTTGAGAAATAGAATGATGGGATTGCAAAATTCTTTTTCAGCTACTGTTTCTACAACAACCCTTCGGGGTTAAATACTTCATTTTAAAAACGGTGAGTTTTCTTATGGTACTTAATTTGTACGTTCCAAAAATATTTATTTTTTTGTAAAATATTAGCAATATGTCAAACAACAATTCAAACCCACAACTCGAAATAAAACGACATTCACTCGAACATGTGATGGTTCTTGCTATGAAGCGAATATATGGACCAGATAATTTGCGACTTGGCGTTGGACCAGTTATAGAAAATGGCTTTTATCAAGATTTTGATATCCTTCCAGATAGGAAGGGGGACCACGAAGTGGTGGAAGGTTCAAACCCTCAGTCAGAAAGTGACAGCTCCCTAAAAGGGAACATCTCAGAAAAAGACTTTCCAAAAATTGAATCTGAAATGAAAAAGATAATTTCTGAAGGACTTTTCATGGTAAGAGCAGAAGTCCATATCAAAGAAGCTATAGAGTATTTTGAATCAAAAGGTCAAGTATACAAAGTTGAATTACTGAAAGATATTGACTCAAAAGGAAGTAGTAAAATGAACAATGAAGCTGAGGCAAATGCTGTTGCAAACTTGACTGATGCTGGCAAAGTTAGTTTTTATTATTTCACAAAGTCCCTTCATACTCCTGAACAAAGCTTTCAGAATGCTATAATTGCGAAAGAAGTAGAGCATATAGATCTTTGTCGTGGACCTCATGTTGCAAATACAAAAGATTTGAAGCATATGGCATTCAAATTAGATAGAATTGCAGGTTCATACTGGCGAGGTTCTGAGAAAAATCCAATGTTAACTAGAATTTATGCTGTTGCTTTTGAATCGCAAGAAGAACTTGATAATTATTACAAACTTCAAGAAGAAGCAAAAAAAAGAGATCATAGGGTGTTGGGAAAACAGCTCGGAATTTTTCATTTTAATGATAAAGTTGGTCCAGGACTTCCACTTTGGCTTCCAAATGGTGCAATCATTGTTGAAGAACTTGAAGCGCTAGCTAAAGAAACTGAACTTAAAGGTGGTTACAAGAGGGTTCGAACTCCACATATCACAAAAGAAGACTTGTATATAACGTCTGGACATTTGCCATATTATCAAGATAGTATGTATCCACCTATGGATTATGATGGTGAGAAATATTATCTTAAACCTATGAATTGTCCACATCACCATATGATTTTTGCAAGTAGTCAAAGAAGCTATAAAGAATTACCACTAAGACTTGCTGAATATGGACATTGTTATAGACACGAAGATTCTGGAGCACTTTTTGGTCTTATGCGAGTTAGATCACTTTGTATGAATGATGCTCATATTTATTGTACTGAAGAACAATTTGAATCTGAATTTGACGCTGTAAACAAAATGTATCTTTATTATTTCAAAATATTCGGAATTGACAAATATGTCATGAGATTATCACTTCATTCCAAAGATAAACTTGGACAAAAGTATGTAAATGAACCTGAACTGTGGATCAAAACTGAGGAAATGGTTCGAAATACATTCCAAAAATTAAATATACCTTATGTTGAAGTTGAAGACGAAGCAGCTTTTTATGGACCAAAGATTGATGTTCAAGTTTGGTCTGTGATCGGAAGAGAGTTTACACTTGCAACAAACCAAGTTGATTTTGCAGTTCCAGCAAGATTTGGATTGGAATATATAGATAAAGATGGTGAAAGAAAAACACCATTATGTATTCACAGAGCCCCACTTGGAACTCATGAAAGATTTATTGGCTTTTTGATTGAACATTTTGCGGGTAACTTTCCACTTTGGCTTTCACCTGTTCAAGTTGCAATTATTCCAATTTCAAATGAAAAACACGGAGAATATGCTATTAAAATTAAACAAGCATTACTAGAGAATGCAATACGAGTTGAAGTTTATGATGAGAACGAAACGCTAGGAAATAGAATTCGGAAAGCAAAAGAGATGAAAGTAAATTATATAGTTGTGGTTGGTGATAAAGAAATTGAAGCAAATTCACTCACTATTCGAAATCGAAAAGATGAACAAGTAAATATGAAAGTTGAGGAATTTATAAATAGTTTAACTGCTGAAGTTAAAGCAAAGAGATTATAAAAGTATATTAAAACATGCGAAACGACTTTATCTCAAAATTCAAAGATTTAGTTTCTAAGTCCAGCTCAATAGTCATCGTTCCTTCTGCAAGGATAGATTTGGACTGCATAGGTTCTGCGCAAATGATGAGAGAGGTGATTGAAGATTTGAATAACTCTTCGTTTGTGCAAATCTATGCTGACTTTCTAATTGATGAATATCACAAATTTATAGTAACTGAAGAATTTCATTTACTGTCAGAATCGAAGTTTGATTTATCCAACTTTGATCTAGCAATAATTGTTGACGGAAATGCAAATTCAATAACCAAACACAATAAAGACAAAACTTACAAATTGGCTAAAGATATAGTAATTCTCGATCATCACAACAAAGATGCTGACTCAGGTAGTCTCGAATTTATTGATACAGAGTATGCGAGCACTACAGAACTTATTTTTGAACTATTTCAAGATACAAAGTACTCGCAAAGTTATTATGAAAACGCACTTGTTGGAATTTTGGGTGACACTGCAAGTTTGAGATGGGCAAAGTCAAAAAGAACATTTGAAAACTTTTACAAAATTGTAGTTCATGTCGATAGAACAAAGTTTTTGTATGACAATTACTCAAAGTTTCTGGATCGTGAGTTGATGAATATAAAAAACATAGTTCAACAACATGTAAAGTTTGAGCCTAAGTATGATTTTGATTATTTGGTCATGTCACTTGCAAAGTTGAAAGAATTGAAAATTGAAAAGTCTAACTTTGACAAAGTCAAAGATATCATTTTTTTTGAATATCAATCACTTCGAGATTTCAATATGGTTTTATCTATAGTAGAAGCTCCAAATAATTATATATTTGTCTCTATTAGAACTAATAATTTAAAAGTTTTGAATGCTACAGATATTGTGGAACTAGTGAAAAGTAATTTTCTTAATGCTGATGGTGGTGGACACTTGAAGGCTGCAGGTTGCTATTTTCCGTCGAATGATTTTTTAGGTGATAGTGAGAAATTGCTAAGCTTACTTAAGAACTTTTTGGAGAAAGAGAACATA is a window encoding:
- a CDS encoding DHH family phosphoesterase — its product is MRNDFISKFKDLVSKSSSIVIVPSARIDLDCIGSAQMMREVIEDLNNSSFVQIYADFLIDEYHKFIVTEEFHLLSESKFDLSNFDLAIIVDGNANSITKHNKDKTYKLAKDIVILDHHNKDADSGSLEFIDTEYASTTELIFELFQDTKYSQSYYENALVGILGDTASLRWAKSKRTFENFYKIVVHVDRTKFLYDNYSKFLDRELMNIKNIVQQHVKFEPKYDFDYLVMSLAKLKELKIEKSNFDKVKDIIFFEYQSLRDFNMVLSIVEAPNNYIFVSIRTNNLKVLNATDIVELVKSNFLNADGGGHLKAAGCYFPSNDFLGDSEKLLSLLKNFLEKENITQ
- a CDS encoding threonine--tRNA ligase → MVLAMKRIYGPDNLRLGVGPVIENGFYQDFDILPDRKGDHEVVEGSNPQSESDSSLKGNISEKDFPKIESEMKKIISEGLFMVRAEVHIKEAIEYFESKGQVYKVELLKDIDSKGSSKMNNEAEANAVANLTDAGKVSFYYFTKSLHTPEQSFQNAIIAKEVEHIDLCRGPHVANTKDLKHMAFKLDRIAGSYWRGSEKNPMLTRIYAVAFESQEELDNYYKLQEEAKKRDHRVLGKQLGIFHFNDKVGPGLPLWLPNGAIIVEELEALAKETELKGGYKRVRTPHITKEDLYITSGHLPYYQDSMYPPMDYDGEKYYLKPMNCPHHHMIFASSQRSYKELPLRLAEYGHCYRHEDSGALFGLMRVRSLCMNDAHIYCTEEQFESEFDAVNKMYLYYFKIFGIDKYVMRLSLHSKDKLGQKYVNEPELWIKTEEMVRNTFQKLNIPYVEVEDEAAFYGPKIDVQVWSVIGREFTLATNQVDFAVPARFGLEYIDKDGERKTPLCIHRAPLGTHERFIGFLIEHFAGNFPLWLSPVQVAIIPISNEKHGEYAIKIKQALLENAIRVEVYDENETLGNRIRKAKEMKVNYIVVVGDKEIEANSLTIRNRKDEQVNMKVEEFINSLTAEVKAKRL
- a CDS encoding MscL family protein — protein: MSNMKKEFMDFLKKFSVVGMAIGIVSGGAVKSFVDAMVASLIQPLVNRLLQLVNLGSGANIGINLGGGQYIAVGDFLVALINFLAVMWVVFMMGKFFLNKFFPEETVAA